From the genome of Streptomyces sp. NBC_01341, one region includes:
- a CDS encoding MFS transporter, translating to MPSDTTTPAGTPRDESTADVPTTDSVPRPRAGGYRAVFAVREFRAVFAAHLLSLLGVVVSELALTVLVYDLTGSPLLSALTFALGFLPYIVGGTLFAGVADRYPARRVLVTCDLICAGCVAVMVLPGTPVGLLLALRCLVAAVAPVFTGTRTAALTDILGEGPLYVLGRSLLRLVSQSALLIGFGAGGMLLAALSPRGAITVTVVTFLCSAALLRLGTRARPGRSGGDAGGTLLKESLAGTRAVLGNREIRGLLLLFWVPAFFVVAPEALAAPYADAIGVGPAALGLMMCAMAVGHIGAEVYAGTALGPRARSRIVLPVAVAGLLPLVLYAFRPGTAATVAALVLAGAGAAYIIGLDQWFVEAVPEHLRGRAMTLLTAGLMTVQGLGMALAGLAAEFFPVHRVVAASGAVGAVTTLLLAVEVRRTRVRYRSARRV from the coding sequence ATGCCGAGCGACACCACCACTCCGGCGGGCACGCCCCGCGACGAGTCCACCGCCGACGTACCGACCACCGATTCCGTACCGCGCCCCCGGGCCGGGGGCTACCGCGCCGTGTTCGCCGTGCGGGAGTTCCGGGCTGTCTTCGCCGCCCATCTGCTCTCCCTCCTCGGCGTCGTCGTCAGCGAACTCGCGCTCACCGTGCTCGTCTACGACCTCACGGGCTCGCCGCTGCTGTCCGCCCTCACCTTCGCGCTCGGCTTCCTCCCGTACATCGTGGGCGGAACCCTCTTCGCCGGCGTCGCCGACCGCTACCCGGCCCGGCGGGTCCTCGTCACCTGTGACCTGATCTGCGCCGGCTGCGTCGCCGTCATGGTGCTTCCGGGCACTCCCGTCGGCCTGCTCCTCGCACTGCGCTGCCTGGTCGCCGCCGTGGCGCCCGTCTTCACGGGGACCCGTACGGCCGCCCTCACGGACATCCTCGGAGAGGGGCCGCTCTACGTCCTCGGGCGCTCGCTGCTGCGCCTGGTCTCGCAGAGCGCCCTGCTCATCGGCTTCGGCGCGGGCGGGATGCTGCTCGCCGCGCTGTCCCCGCGCGGGGCGATCACCGTCACCGTGGTCACGTTCCTCTGTTCCGCGGCCCTGCTGCGCCTGGGTACCAGGGCCCGCCCCGGCCGCTCGGGAGGGGACGCCGGCGGCACGCTGCTGAAGGAGTCGCTCGCCGGGACGCGCGCCGTCCTCGGCAACCGCGAGATCAGAGGGCTGCTGCTCCTCTTCTGGGTGCCCGCGTTCTTCGTGGTGGCCCCGGAGGCCCTCGCGGCCCCGTACGCGGACGCGATCGGCGTGGGGCCGGCGGCCCTCGGGCTGATGATGTGCGCGATGGCCGTCGGCCACATCGGTGCCGAGGTGTACGCGGGGACCGCCCTCGGGCCCCGTGCCCGCTCCCGGATCGTGCTGCCGGTCGCCGTCGCGGGCCTGCTGCCCCTGGTGCTGTACGCGTTCCGCCCGGGGACGGCCGCGACCGTGGCGGCCCTCGTGCTGGCGGGCGCGGGCGCCGCGTACATCATCGGGCTCGACCAGTGGTTCGTGGAGGCGGTCCCCGAGCACCTCAGGGGCCGGGCGATGACCCTGCTCACCGCCGGTCTGATGACGGTCCAGGGGCTCGGTATGGCGCTGGCGGGACTGGCGGCGGAGTTCTTCCCGGTCCACCGGGTGGTCGCCGCCTCGGGGGCGGTGGGCGCCGTGACGACGCTGTTGCTGGCCGTGGAGGTCCGTAGAACACGCGTCCGGTACCGAAGTGCGAGACGGGTATGA
- a CDS encoding ArsR/SmtB family transcription factor, whose product MPFHLHFDESDLLRCRFALSPLWETQAAVRLLARPGAYGYHLPWLRRIREDAAALDFTPLWLLMPDGGHNPDFVCPPPVGPTTTFEEEIAGVRGVDPLVARDDIALALAERPDSPAGERMLADPVRAVRELADLLERAWRVMVEPHWPRLRSLLEADIAYHSRRLAEVGFERLLGEISPQLRWTDSTLTVAGTRGNHTRVLGGQGLVLMPSAFVWPDVVGGHEPPWQPAVIYPARGIGGLWTPAGDRTPDALARLLGRARADVLCALDEPAGTSALAHRLSLAPSSVSAHLAVLRAAGLLTSRRYGHQVLYERTPLGIALAAQET is encoded by the coding sequence TTGCCGTTCCATCTGCACTTCGACGAGAGCGACCTGCTCCGCTGCCGCTTCGCCCTGTCCCCGCTGTGGGAGACCCAGGCGGCCGTGCGACTGCTGGCCCGCCCGGGGGCGTACGGCTACCACCTGCCCTGGCTGCGCCGCATCCGCGAGGACGCGGCGGCCCTCGACTTCACCCCGCTGTGGCTGCTCATGCCGGACGGCGGCCACAACCCCGACTTCGTCTGCCCGCCGCCCGTCGGCCCCACGACCACCTTCGAGGAGGAGATCGCGGGGGTGCGCGGCGTCGATCCGCTGGTCGCCCGCGACGACATCGCGCTGGCCCTGGCGGAGCGGCCGGACTCCCCCGCCGGTGAGCGGATGCTGGCCGACCCGGTGCGGGCGGTACGGGAACTCGCCGACCTGCTGGAACGAGCCTGGCGGGTCATGGTCGAGCCGCACTGGCCACGGCTGCGCTCCCTGCTGGAGGCGGACATCGCCTACCACTCGCGCCGCCTGGCCGAGGTCGGCTTCGAGCGCCTGCTCGGCGAGATCAGCCCGCAGCTGCGGTGGACGGACTCGACGCTGACCGTGGCCGGCACCAGGGGGAACCACACCCGGGTGCTCGGCGGCCAGGGACTCGTCCTGATGCCCAGCGCCTTCGTCTGGCCCGACGTGGTCGGCGGGCACGAACCGCCCTGGCAGCCGGCCGTGATCTACCCCGCGCGCGGCATCGGCGGCCTGTGGACCCCGGCCGGCGACCGGACACCGGACGCGCTCGCCCGCCTGCTGGGCCGGGCACGCGCGGATGTGCTGTGCGCGCTCGACGAACCGGCCGGGACCAGCGCCCTCGCGCACCGGCTCTCACTCGCCCCCTCCTCCGTGTCGGCACATCTGGCGGTGCTGCGCGCCGCGGGTCTGCTCACCTCACGGCGTTACGGCCACCAGGTGCTGTACGAGCGCACGCCGCTCGGCATCGCGCTGGCCGCCCAGGAGACCTGA
- a CDS encoding glycosyl transferase, giving the protein MPSEGHDHDNHGRRAQSPPTGYRVRYRPLLAGEKGTPGAVHAAALAPAVGGLLPLVPLVHAFGTGHGDRFGAAGTLLFLTVCALALVALVNAALTVYAARAAREPVPAKPGSGTAVAFLATYAPDGVPLPAVRAVLEGAVQLRHSGPLDVWLLDEGDDPEARMLCAELGVHHFTRKGVPEWNQERGAHEAGSEHGNHNAWIAKHGDAYGLIVCVETGRVPRPGLLERMTGYFRDPDIAFVVGPPADRYEDGRHAGFRLRTLAQRAANRRGAPVLDGTCTVVRVEALRRAGGFRATASGDMVTGLDMHGRPNPLTGRDWRSVHTSEAQTDETADGSPHGRAPYGPLPSLYGKALFRMSPGRLLGYALLLLQRPAAFANWVLCALTCLLFPMSVWALAALPVALAPAAALLLTRLRERRARAAGARAVRTHQDAEHAPAASAGTAAPGS; this is encoded by the coding sequence ATGCCGTCGGAGGGTCACGACCACGACAACCACGGCAGGCGTGCCCAGTCGCCCCCGACCGGGTACCGGGTGAGGTACCGGCCTCTCCTCGCGGGCGAGAAGGGCACGCCGGGAGCAGTCCACGCGGCGGCACTCGCCCCCGCGGTCGGCGGACTGCTGCCACTCGTCCCGCTCGTGCACGCCTTCGGGACCGGGCACGGTGACCGGTTCGGGGCGGCCGGGACACTGCTGTTCCTGACCGTCTGCGCGCTCGCGCTGGTCGCCCTCGTCAACGCGGCGCTCACCGTGTACGCCGCCAGGGCGGCCAGGGAGCCGGTTCCCGCGAAGCCCGGATCCGGCACCGCGGTCGCCTTCCTCGCCACGTACGCCCCGGACGGGGTGCCGCTCCCGGCGGTACGGGCCGTCCTGGAGGGCGCCGTACAGCTGAGGCACTCCGGACCGCTGGACGTCTGGCTGCTCGACGAGGGGGACGACCCGGAGGCCCGGATGCTCTGCGCCGAGCTCGGTGTGCACCACTTCACCCGCAAGGGAGTGCCCGAGTGGAACCAGGAGCGGGGCGCGCACGAGGCCGGGTCGGAGCACGGCAACCACAACGCCTGGATCGCCAAGCACGGTGACGCTTACGGCCTCATCGTCTGCGTGGAGACGGGCCGCGTCCCCCGCCCGGGTCTCCTCGAACGGATGACGGGCTACTTCCGTGACCCCGACATCGCCTTCGTGGTCGGCCCGCCGGCCGACAGGTACGAAGACGGCCGCCATGCAGGGTTCCGCCTCCGGACGCTGGCCCAGCGCGCGGCCAACCGCCGTGGGGCGCCCGTGCTCGACGGCACCTGCACCGTCGTGCGCGTCGAGGCACTGCGCCGGGCGGGCGGTTTCCGGGCCACGGCCAGCGGGGACATGGTCACCGGGCTCGACATGCACGGCCGGCCCAACCCGCTGACCGGACGCGACTGGCGGTCCGTCCATACCTCGGAAGCGCAGACGGACGAGACGGCCGACGGCTCCCCGCATGGCCGCGCACCGTACGGACCCCTGCCGTCGCTGTACGGGAAGGCGCTGTTCCGGATGTCTCCGGGTCGGCTGCTCGGCTATGCGCTGCTGCTCCTCCAGCGCCCCGCCGCGTTCGCCAACTGGGTGCTCTGCGCACTGACCTGCCTGCTCTTCCCGATGAGCGTGTGGGCGTTGGCGGCCTTGCCCGTCGCCCTGGCACCGGCCGCGGCGCTCCTCCTCACCCGGCTGCGGGAGCGCAGGGCCCGCGCGGCCGGCGCCCGCGCGGTCCGTACGCACCAGGACGCGGAGCACGCTCCCGCCGCCTCCGCGGGCACTGCCGCGCCGGGCAGCTGA
- a CDS encoding AIM24 family protein, whose amino-acid sequence MFRLQGSKTLAVDLTGDAVKAKNGSMVAYDGRMDFKKMSGGGEGIRGMVTRRLTGEQMVMMEVKGQGTCYFADRASEINLVSLHGDTLYVEASNLLATDAGLRTGTTFTGLRGGASGNGLFTTTVEGTGQAAIMSDGSAVVLRVTPQYPLNVDPGAYIAHQGRLQQHFQSGVNFRTLMGEGSGESFQIRFEGEGLVYVQPSERNTVGGDV is encoded by the coding sequence ATGTTCCGACTCCAAGGCAGCAAGACGCTGGCCGTCGACCTGACAGGCGATGCCGTCAAGGCGAAGAACGGCTCGATGGTCGCGTACGACGGCCGGATGGACTTCAAGAAGATGTCCGGCGGCGGTGAGGGCATCCGCGGCATGGTGACCCGCCGCCTGACCGGCGAGCAGATGGTGATGATGGAGGTGAAGGGGCAGGGGACCTGCTATTTCGCCGACCGCGCGAGTGAGATCAACCTCGTCTCGTTGCACGGCGACACGCTGTACGTCGAGGCCAGCAACCTGCTGGCCACGGACGCCGGGCTGCGCACCGGCACCACCTTCACCGGCCTGCGCGGCGGGGCGAGCGGCAACGGCCTGTTCACCACGACCGTCGAGGGGACCGGCCAGGCGGCGATCATGTCGGACGGTTCGGCCGTGGTGCTGCGGGTGACCCCCCAGTACCCGCTGAACGTCGACCCCGGCGCCTACATCGCCCATCAGGGCAGGCTCCAGCAGCACTTCCAGTCCGGCGTGAACTTCCGGACGCTCATGGGTGAGGGCTCCGGGGAGTCCTTCCAGATCCGCTTCGAGGGCGAGGGCCTCGTGTACGTCCAGCCCAGCGAGCGCAACACCGTGGGGGGCGACGTCTGA
- a CDS encoding DUF3817 domain-containing protein, which yields MDIKTASALHRLRLISLPEALSFPALLIFGSLLMRVSDIDFLMPPLGALHGILFTIYVIFLVDVWVKAKWPLKRVGLFFLLAVVPFGGLYGEKLLKRYEADGVIAARARAEGKVNA from the coding sequence GTGGACATCAAGACCGCTTCCGCCCTGCACCGGCTGCGCCTCATCTCGCTTCCCGAAGCGCTCTCCTTCCCGGCGCTGCTCATCTTCGGCTCGCTGCTCATGCGGGTCTCGGACATCGACTTCCTGATGCCGCCCCTCGGGGCGCTGCACGGCATCCTGTTCACGATCTACGTGATCTTCCTCGTGGACGTCTGGGTCAAGGCCAAGTGGCCGCTCAAGCGCGTCGGCCTGTTCTTCCTCCTCGCGGTCGTCCCGTTCGGTGGGCTCTACGGCGAGAAGCTGCTCAAGAGGTACGAGGCCGACGGCGTGATCGCCGCCCGCGCCCGCGCCGAGGGCAAGGTGAACGCATGA
- a CDS encoding MTH1187 family thiamine-binding protein, producing the protein MIVAFSVSPLGVGEDVGEYVADAVRVVRESGLPNRTDAMFTSIEGDWDEVMDVVKRAVAAVEARAGRVSLVLKADIRPGVTDGLTSKVETVERHLAG; encoded by the coding sequence ATGATCGTCGCCTTCTCCGTCAGTCCGCTGGGCGTGGGTGAGGACGTCGGTGAATACGTCGCCGACGCCGTGCGCGTCGTCCGCGAGTCGGGGCTGCCCAACCGCACGGACGCGATGTTCACCTCGATCGAAGGCGACTGGGACGAGGTGATGGACGTGGTGAAGCGCGCCGTCGCGGCCGTCGAAGCCCGTGCGGGCCGCGTGTCCCTGGTGCTCAAGGCGGACATCCGGCCGGGTGTGACCGACGGCCTGACGTCCAAGGTCGAGACGGTGGAACGCCACCTCGCCGGCTGA
- a CDS encoding MarR family winged helix-turn-helix transcriptional regulator, with the protein MPKPLSLPFDPIARAEELWHRRWGPVPSMGAITSIMRAQQILLAEVDAVVKPYGLTFARYEALVLLTFSQAGELPMSKIGERLMVHPTSVTNTVDRLVRSGLVAKRPNPNDGRGTLASITDKGREVVEAASADLMAMDFGLGAYDDEECAEIFAMLRPLRVAAQDFEDK; encoded by the coding sequence GTGCCGAAGCCGCTCAGCCTCCCCTTCGACCCCATCGCCCGTGCCGAGGAACTCTGGCACCGGCGCTGGGGGCCGGTGCCCTCGATGGGTGCGATCACCTCGATCATGCGGGCGCAGCAGATCCTGCTGGCCGAGGTGGACGCGGTGGTCAAGCCGTACGGCCTGACCTTCGCCCGCTACGAGGCCCTGGTCCTGCTCACCTTCTCCCAGGCCGGCGAGCTGCCCATGTCCAAGATCGGCGAGCGCCTGATGGTGCACCCGACCTCCGTGACGAACACCGTCGACCGGCTGGTGCGGTCGGGCCTCGTCGCCAAGCGCCCCAACCCCAACGACGGCCGCGGAACCCTCGCCTCCATCACGGACAAGGGCCGCGAGGTCGTCGAGGCGGCCAGTGCGGACCTGATGGCGATGGACTTCGGACTCGGGGCGTACGACGACGAGGAGTGCGCCGAGATCTTCGCGATGCTGCGCCCGCTGCGGGTGGCCGCCCAGGACTTCGAGGACAAGTAG